In Aegilops tauschii subsp. strangulata cultivar AL8/78 chromosome 3, Aet v6.0, whole genome shotgun sequence, one genomic interval encodes:
- the LOC109770519 gene encoding putative calcium-binding protein CML23, which yields MAASDEFRRVFSAFDQDGDGKISTAELRLCMKAALGGDMSAEEVQALMASADADGDGLLDEEEFLRLVRETDAGKEEQGDRCREAFGMYEMEGRGCITPLSLKLMMSRLGLHLDVVECQAMIRRFDLNGDGLLTFDEFKTMMMMA from the coding sequence ATGGCCGCATCAGATGAGTTCAGGCGCGTGTTCTCGGCGTTCGACCAGGACGGCGACGGCAAGATCTCCACGGCCGAGCTGCGGCTCTGCATGAAGGCGGCCCTGGGCGGCGACATGTCGGCCGAGGAGGTGCAGGCCCTGATGGCCTCCGCGGACGCCGACGGCGACGGCCTGCTGGACGAGGAGGAGTTCCTGAGGCTGGTGCGGGAGACGGACGCCGGCAAGGAGGAACAGGGGGACAGGTGCCGGGAGGCGTTCGGGATGTACGAGATGGAAGGGAGGGGCTGCATCACCCCGCTCAGCCTCAAGCTGATGATGAGCAGGCTGGGGCTGCACCTGGACGTCGTCGAGTGCCAGGCCATGATCCGCCGGTTTGACCTCAACGGCGACGGGTTGCTCACCTTCGACGAGTTCAAGACCATGATGATGATGGCATGA
- the LOC109770528 gene encoding probable calcium-binding protein CML31 — translation MVSSGERMARAFSSFDRDSDGKISAAELRLCVEATLGDGISAEDAAALVASVDADGDGLLSEEEFLKLVAEEEGGEEDQRRRGLRDAFGVYEVEGRGCITPASLRRALSRLGASRDVGDCRAMIQRFDLNGDGVLTFDEFVHSWMLSRIASRSGRY, via the coding sequence ATGGTTTCCTCCGGCGAGCGGATGGCCCGTGCCTTCTCATCCTTCGACCGCGACAGCGACGGCAAGATCTCGGCGGCCGAGCTGCGGCTCTGCGTGGAGGCGACGCTCGGCGACGGCATATCGGCCGAGGATGCCGCGGCGCTCGTGGCATCGGTGGACGCGGACGGCGACGGGCTGCTCAGCGAGGAGGAGTTCCTGAAGCTGGTGGCCGAGGAGGAGGGGGGAGAAGAGGACCAGAGACGCAGGGGTTTGAGGGATGCGTTCGGGGTGTACGAGGTGGAGGGGAGAGGGTGCATCACGCCGGCGAGCCTGAGGCGGGCGCTGAGCCGGCTGGGCGCCAGCCGGGACGTCGGCGACTGCCGCGCTATGATCCAGAGGTTCGACCTCAACGGAGACGGGGTGCTCACCTTCGACGAGTTCGTCCACAGCTGGATGCTATCGAGGATAGCGTCCAGGTCTGGACGCTATTAG